DNA from Desulfovibrio sp. X2:
CTTGCCAGAGGCGCGCATCTTCTTGTCGATGTCCGGCAGGAAGTAGTACTTGGCCCGCTCGGGCGCGACGAAGAGGTGCAGCGCCTTCTTCAGGATGAGGTCGATGACCTCCTTGCTGGTCAGGTAGTGGCGGATGGTGGCGAGCTTGGTGCCCGCCTCGACGAAGCGGCCCGCCACGGCCGTCTCCACGGATTCGAGCACGCCGTTCAGCGACGCGCGGATGGGCTTCTTGTTCTTCTCGCGCTCGAGCGTGGCGATGAGCGTTCCGGGCTTTTCGCGGTAGGTTCCGTGTGGTCCCTGGACCGTGGCCCCGGGCTCCTTGAGCACGAACTCGACCGTGCCGGTGTGCGGGGCCGTGATGTCTATCAGCTCGTAGGGCGAGGCTTTCAGCTCCTCGAGCAGTTCCTTGACGTTGAACACGCGTGCTCCTTCCTGCCCTGCTAGCGGTAGTAGAGGTTGCGGCCGCCCATGGTCAGCAGGGCCTGGTAGAGGTTCTTGCGGGCTTCGCGACGGTCCCAGATGCCCTGGATGTGGCCCCTGGAGAGGGCCTGGTGGGCCTGGTGGTAGTCGGGCGGAATGTCCACGCCGGTGGTTTCCTTGATCACGCCGGGACCGGCGAAGCCGATGTTGGCCGAACGGATGGCGAACTGGTAGGGCGAGCAGCCCAGGAAGCTGGCCACGGGGCCTGCGTAGGAATTGGTGTCGTAGAGGACCACGTAGAGGCCGCCGTCCTCGATGTAGCGGTGCACGGCCATGGTGCAGCGCGGCATCTGGATGACGCCGTTGGTGCCTTCCTGGATGCGGATGCCCGCGGTGCCGTGAACGTAGGCCAGGAACGGATAGTGCTTCTTCTTGGCCCGCTCAACGGCGCGGATGAACTTCTCGCCCTCGGCCGCGCCCACCGAGCCGCCCCTGAAGGGGGCCACGAGCATGGCGACCACGAGGTTGACGTTCTCGATGCGCGCCTCGAAGGTCATGCATGCGGAGCGCAGGCCAGTCTTCTTCTTGGCCTGCTCGACGCGCTGGTCGAAGCCCTCGTAGCTCAGCGGGTTGCCCGACTCGATCTGGCCGTTGAACTCGAAGATCGAGTCCTGGTCGAAGACGTTGTAGAGGTACCACTGGTATTCCATGGTGAAGTGGTGGCCGCAGTAGCCGCACACGCCCGCGTACTCGCCGAACAGGTCCGGCGCCCAGAGGTCAAGGCAGCCGTGCGTCTCGGAGTTGGGGCAGGTGACTGTCCTGTCCTCCTTGGCCTTGGGGCTGATGTAGGCCCACTTGCCGCCCTGCTGCTCGCCCTCGTCCCACTTGGAGAGCTGGGTGAGGCTGCTCTTGGCTTCCTCGGACACGGTCGAGGGCTTGCCGCCGCCGATCTTGTCCAGCATGGCGCGCACGGGCTTGCCGACCTTGTTGCGCACGAGATGCGCCTCGGCCTCCAGCTCCTCGCGCAGGCGCTGGATCTTGCGGTGGTGCTTGCGCAGGAATTCGTAGCGGAAGAAGGAGTTGACCGCCCAGGCCGCGTCCTGGAAGCGGGCCATGAACTTCTCGCTCACGGAGCGCTTGTCCAGGTAGGCCGACTGCGCCAGGGCGCGGAATTTCTGGTGCCGCTTCCAGACCAGGCTGTCGCGCGCCTTGGAGGACAGGTGCCAGGAGACGTAGACCTCCTCGGCGTCCATGGGGGCCTTGTCGCCGTCCGCGAGGCGCGAGTTGAGCGCCAGGGAACGGAAGAGCTTCATGCCCTTGACCTGGAGCACCACCTGGTTGGTGGCGTTGATCATCTCGTTGCGCAGGGTCTTGTAGAAGTCGTAGTGGTCCACGCGCGCGCCGAGCGGCGGCTCGGTCACCACGCGGTCGACGTAGCCCATGCGCAGGTTGTCCTCGGCGGTGATCTTCAGCTGCCGGGCGCACTTCTCGATGAGCTCGGGGGCCACCCGTTCGCCCTGCCGCGTCTTGGCCTCGATGGCCGCGGCGCCCTCGGGGGAGATGACCGAATAGTAGCCGTGGGAGAACATGAGGCGCATGTCGGACAGGGCGATGGCCTCGGCGCCGCCGGAGCCGCCCTCGGAGATGGCCGCCACGAAGGGCACGCGCAGCTCCGACATCTCGAAGAGGTTGCGCGCGATCTGCTGCGCCGCGCCCGGGTAGTCCTCGATGGGGTACGAACCCGGGGTGAAGACGTAGGCGTGGATCGGGATGTTCTCCATCTCCGCGACCTTCATGTAGTGCAACGCCTTGGCGTTGCCCCAGGGCTTGACCGAGCCGCCGTTGCGGAACTCCTGGCCGTGGCCCTTCTCTTGGCCGATGACCATGACCGGCTGGTGCATGACCTTCTTGCCCACGCGGCGGGTGATGTAGGCCCGCGCGATGAGCATGGAGGGGTCGATGGAGTATTCGTCCTGACCGCCGATCTCGGTGTAGTTGTCGTAGACGTTCTCGAGGATGTCCTTGAGGCAGACGCGCATGGGATGGCGCACGATGCGCACGCGGTCCATGGGGGTCAGCTGGGCGTCGAGCTTCTTCTCGAGGAAGAAGAAGAGGTCCTCGAGCTGCGCCATGTGGCGCATCTGCTCGGACACGTCCATGCCCCTGGAGTGGGCCAGGAACTCGTCGAGCCTGGCCTGCAGGAGCTTGATGTTGGCGTTTTCCTTGTCGCCGAAGATATCGCGGATGTAGCCCAGGCGTTCCTGGAGCAAACGTATTCTGTTGTCGAGTTCCATTGTTCTGCCCTGGGGCTTAGAATTCCAAAAGGTTCGCGGTCTTGTCCCGCAGGAACGAGACGTTGGAGCGCAGGGGCTGCCCTGCCTTGTCCACCCCTTCCAGCACCAGGGAGTCCAGGAACTCCACGCCGCGCGCCTTGGCCTCGGCGAGGTCCTTGCCCTTGACGATGGCCAGCGCGAGGTTGGGGTCGAATTCCGTGGGGATCTCGTACGCCACGTCGGTGGGCACGTGGGTCAGCACGGAGAGCCAGGGCAGGTCGGCCCAGGCGAAGCGGTCGATACGTCCCACCCAGGGGGTGAAGCGGTTGTCCGGGTCCTCGGCGATGATGCGGTACTCGATGCTCACGCCGTCGAAGGTGACGTTCTCCTGGGAGTAGCCGAGCGGCTCGCCGAGCGCGCAGCGGATCTGCTCCTTGATGAGGTCCACGGGGCCCTCGCCGTTGATGCTCGAGATGGCGCCCGAGATGCCGTTCTCCACCTGGATGCGGGTGTTGACCTCCATCAGGAACGGGTCGCCCTTGGGGGTCACGATCCACTCCCAGGTGCCGACGGAGTTGTAGCCGACCTCCTTGGCGATGCGCAGGGAGTATTCGGTGATGTCGGCCAGCACTTTGGCCGCGTCGAAGCCGTAGCTCAGCTCCTTGGGGGTGAAGCCGGGCGCGACCTCGATGCGCTTCTGGCGGCCGGTGCTCTGCACCGTGCAGTTGCGCGTGGCGAAGTGGATGTGCGACGTGCCGGCCTTGTCGCCCAGTATCTGCACCTCGAGGTGGTTGAAATCGAAGATGCGCTGCTCGATGAGCACGCCGGAGTCCTGGAACTGGCGCTTGGCGTAGTTGCGCAGGCGGCGGTAGGTGGAGCGGAAGGTGTCCATGCGCTCCACTTCCTCGATGCCCATGCCCCCGCCGCCCGCGGAGGCCTTGAGCAGCACGAGGTGGCGCTCGAAGCCCTGGTCCGCCTGGAAGGCGAAGAGGCTCTCGCCGATCTCCTCGGCCTCCATCTCGTCGTAGATGGGCCGGTCGGAGCCGGGCACCGTGGGCACGTTCAGACGGCGCGCCAGGCGCTTGGTGTTGATCTTGTCGCCCAGCTCGCGGATGACCTGCCACGAGGGGCCTATCCAGACCAGGGGACGGTCTCGCTTGACCACGCGGCGGGCGAAGCGGAAGTCCTCGGCGAAGAAGCCGTATCCCGGATGGACCGCGGTGGCTCCCGCGTCGTCGGCCACGGCCAGGAGCTCGTTGGCGTCGTGGTAGGAGGCCACCTGGTAGGCGGCCTTGTCGCCGCCGTGCTTGCGCGCGTGGCGCACATGGCCGGAGAACTCGTCTTCCTTGGTGTGGACGGCCACGAAATCCAGGCCGAGCTTGCGGCAGGCGTTGATGATGCGGATGGCTATCTCGCCCCGGTTCGCGACCAGGACCTTATGTCGTTTCGCGGACACGCGGAATCTCCCTTCTATCGGGCTTTCTCGGGCCGGACGGCAATGAGCCAAGCGGGGGGCGCCGCCGCATTCGAGCGCGGCCTGTTCGCAGGATATATCGCAACCACCCCGTCCGGGGCGAACATGACCCGGCGTTTACCGCCGTGACGTCCGGCACAACGTTGTTGACGCGCGGCGTCGCCGCGCTGATCTCTCGGCTTTGAGGCAACCGGCCTTTTGAACCGGAGCGGTAGGAATGTCAAGCCCGCCGCCCTTTCCTGCGAATCCCGGGCGGTCGGCCCGGGCCCATTCCACGCTATCGACCGTGCTACTGCACGATCTTCTCCAGGACGAACTCCACCCGCCTGTTCTTGGCCCGGTTCTCCGGCGAGGTGTTGGGGTAGAGCGGATCGAGTTCGCCCAGCCCCGTGGCGGTCATCCTGTTCGGGCTTATGCCCATCTCCACCATGGCCCGGAGCACGTTGACCGCACGCAGGGCCGAAAGCTCCCAGTTGTCGTGGAAGCGCGCCCCCGCGGTGGGGGCGACGTCGTCGGTGTAGCCCTTGATGTTAATCATCTCGTCCGGATACTTGATGAAGAAATTCTTCATCCGGGCCAGTATCTCCCGCCCTTCAGGCTTCAGGGTGGCGGAGCCGGAATCGAAAAGCACCTCGCTCGGCATGCGCAGGGTGATCTTGCCCTTGTCCAGCTTGGCCGTGACCAGCCCGGCCACGCCCTGGGTGGTCTGCAGGAGCTTCACGTCCTGGAAGACCCGCTGCTGCGCCTGCTCGAGCTGGCGGCGCATCTGGATCTGCTCCATCAGGACGCTGGCTTCCTTGGCCGTGATGCGCGAAGTGTTGATGCTCGTCTCCTTGCCCTGCAGCGCCGACTTGATGGCCGAGAACGAGTCGGTGAACTGATTCTTGTCGAGGGTGGACATGGAGAACAGCAGCACGAAAAAGGTCAGCAGCAGCGTGACCATGTCGGAGTAGGTCAGAAGCCATTCGCCGGTCGAGGCCTCCTCCTCCTCTTCGAGCCCGAGCCCTTCGTCGTCATCGCTCATATCTTCGCTCCTTCGGGGCTATGAAGGATGAGAGCTTCTCGTATACCAGACGAGGGTTGTTGTTCTCAAGGATGCATTTCGCTCCCTCGAAAATGATCTCCAGGTGCAGGATCTCCTGCTGCGTTCGGGCGAAGAGCTTGCCCGCGATGGGCAGGAAGAGCAGGTTGGACATGATCGAGCCGTAGAAGGTGGTGATCAGCGCCACGGCCATGGCCGGACCGATGGACTTGGGATCGTCCAGCCGCGTGAGCATCTGCACGAGGCCGATCAGGGTGCCGATCATGCCGAAGGCCGGGGCATAGGCCGCGAGGCCGCGGAAGACGTCCTGGCCGATCTTGTGGCGCTTCTTCATGGCGCCGATCTCGATGCGCAACGTGTCGCGGATGAGGCCGGGATCGGCGTTGTCCGCGATGAGCTGGCAGGATTTCTTGAGCACCGCGTTCTCGGTCTGGATGTTCTCCAGCGCCAGAAGTCCCTCGCGGCGGCTGATCTCGGCCACCTTGACCATGATGTCCACCACCTCGCGCGGGCGGACCTTGCGCGAGGCGAAGATCTTGACCCCGGCGTAGAAGGCCTGCATGACCTCCTCGAACGGAAAGGCCACGCTGATGGCGGCCAGGGAGCCGCCCACGACGATCAGGATCGAGGGAATGTTGATGAAATCCATGATGGAGCCGCCCAGAAGGATGGCTCCCGTGACCATGGCGAGGCCGACGATCAGACCGAGTAGAGTCGCGATATCCATGTATTACGCCTTAGTATCAGAGGTCGTCTTGACATCGGCCCGTCCCTGACGGACATTCGGAACATCGCTGCCTGCCGTTGAACGGCTGTGCAATTGCTAGCAAATTTGGGTTGTATATGCAAAACGTTCAAAAAGTCCAGCAAGCCGCGACAACCGTCCGGGAACGCCTGGGGGGACTGGATGCGGACGCAGTGGGCGTCGTCCTGGGCACCGGGCTCGGGCGCTGGGCGGCGAGGCTCACCGAAGATCGCCTCGGCTATGCCGAGATTCCCGGCTTCCCCGCCTCCACCGTGCCCGGGCACGAAGGCGCCCTGCTCAAGGGGCGCATCGGCGGCCGCCAGGTCCTCGCCCTCTCCGGCCGCTTCCATCTCTACGAAGGCTACTCCCCCGAGGAGCTGTGCATGGGGGTGCGCACCCTCGCGGCGGCGGGCGTGCGCAGCGTCGTCCTGACCAACGCCGCGGGCGCCCTCGATCCGACCTTCGACGTCGGCTCGCTCATGTGCATCACCGACCACATCAACTGGACCGGCCGTACTCCCCTGGCCGGTCCCAACGTCGACGAATGGGGGCCGCGCTTCCCGGACATGAGCCGCGTCTGGAGCCCGCGCCTGCGCGAGCTGGCCATGCGGGTCGCCCTGGAGAAAGGCGTGCGTCTCGAGCGCGGCGTCTACATCCAGGTGCCGGGCCCCCAGATGGAGACGCCCGCCGAGACGCGGGCCTACCGCATGCTCGGGGCGCACGCCATCGGCATGTCCACGGTGCTCGAGGCCGTCGCCCTGCGCCACATGGGCGTGGAACTGCTCGGCATCTCCTGCCTGACCAACAAGAACCTGCCGGACTGCATGGAGGAGGCCCCGCTGGAGACCGTGCTCGCCCAGGCCTCGCGCAGCGCCGGGCAACTCGGGGAGCTTCTGGACGGGATCATCGTCCGCATCTGAGGTACGCGTCCGTCCGGCGCGGATTCCGGCAGGTACGAAACGTGCATGGCATGGTCGGCGGGTAAAGTTTTTTTCCGCTGCATCCGATCAAGAAAATGGCCGCACCTGCGGCCGGGAGAGGACGACCATGGGCATGTTCACGCGCCCTTCCGCCGTTTCCGGCATCGTTGCCGCCGCCGTGCTGCTCGCGGCCCTGCTGTCCTTCGGCTGCTCCTCGCAGTCCATCGACGACGCCGTGAAGTCCTGGAACCGCATGTACCCGGAAAAAACCGCCGCCGAGAAGGAAGGGGTGCTCCTCACCTCCAACTATGAGGCGGCCAACCGACTGGCCAGCGGACTTTCCGACCGCGACGTGGACGAAAACGCGCGCATCGTCCTGACCAGCTTCGTGGACGTGGACGACCTCGACAACACCTCCACGCTCGGCCGCGTCATCCCGGAGCAGATCTCCTCGCGCCTGGCCCAGAAGGGCTTCACAACCGTCGAGCTCAAGGGGTTGACCCCGCAGATCGAGGTGCGCGAGGGCCAGGGCGAGTTCGGCCTCTCCCGCCGCGTCAAGCCCGTGAACAAGACCACGTACGGCTACGCCGTGCTCGTCGGGACCTATGCCGTGGGGCTCAACGTGGTCACGGTGAATGCGCGCATCGTGCGCAGCTCGGACAACGCGGTCCTGGCCGGGGCGGACTACAACATCCCCCTCACGCCCAACGTCATGCGCATGGCCGACCTGGACACGAGCCGGATGGCGGATGCGCCCATCGTGCCCAGCGTCTCGACCGTGCTGCCCTCCGAGCGCCCGGCCTCGGCCGCGCAGCCCACGCTGCAGCCGTCGAGCCTCGCCACGCCCTACTCCTCCGCCCCGCGCACCCACTGAGCCGACGGCACGGCCCCGGAGGCCGTCTTGCCCTTTTGCCGTCGACCTGCTAGAGGCACGCATGACCGGACGTACCGGCCCGCGGGGCCGGGTCCGGCATTTTTCACGAAGAGTATGGAGGGCCCATGGCCAAGGAAGATGCAATCGAGGTCGACGGCGTGGTGCAGGAAGCCCTGCCCAACGCCATGTTCCGCGTGGAACTCGAAAACGGGCACGAGGTGCTGGCCCATATCTCCGGAAAGATGCGCAAGTACTACATCCGCATCCTGCCCGGCGACAAGGTCAAGGTCGAGCTTTCGCCCTACGACCTGACCCGCGGCCGCATCACCTACCGCCTCAAGTAAGGACCGCGGCGGGCACAGGCACCGCCGCGCGCACCCCCCCGCCATGAAACACCACGGCGTCGTAAGCTGGTTCAACGAGATCAAGGGATTCGGCTTCATCCGCGACGACGAAAGCGGAGAGGACGTCTTCGTGGACTACTCCGCCGTGGAGCGCGAAGGCTTCAGGACGCTCTACGCGGGCGAGACCGTGGAGTACGAGAAGACCGAGGACAGCGGCGGCGTCAAAGCCGCCAAGGTCCGGCTCACTGGTACACTGGCTCCAGGCGCCTGAGATCCCGCGCCCAGTCCCGCACGAACAGCCGGCATTCCCCGATCGACGTGACCAGGTCGAGGCGGGTCATTCCCGAAAGGATCCCCGACTCGGCCTGCGCCAGCTCGCAGACGCTGCTCGGCTCCGGCCCGCAGCCCGGCTCCTCGCGGCGCACCCCGAGGCAGGCGGCCAGGGAGACGGAGTCGGCGAAGTCCTGCAGGGTCTCGCGGATCAGGCGCTCGTTCAGGGTCTGCCGTCCGAGCAGGCAGTAGACCAGGGAGAGGACCAGTCGCCGCTGCAGCGTGGCCACGAGGCGGAAGACGCGCGTCTCCCCCTTGTTACCGCCCATGGCCAGCACGAAGACATCCTGGCCCAGACCCTGCCCCGCGCCCGATGCGGCGGGCAGCCCGACGCGCTTGCCGAACCTCGAGCCGAGGTCGACCGCGGCGGGTGCCGTGGCCGCGTCGCCATCCTGCGGCGTGCAGACGGTCTGGATCTTGGCCGTGCCGCTCACGCCGCGCGCGAACAACCTGAGAAAGGCGCCCGCGGCCTGCTGCGCGGAGCTGCCGCCGAAATCGCCGAGCACGCGCTCGGCCTGGGCCGCGAAGACCATGTTGGCGTCGTGGAAATCCATGAGCAGATCGCGCAGCGCGGCGTAGTCGAGGACGCCGTCCCGGACCAGGACGTCGCCGAGATGCAGGTGGGAGCCCGCCTGTCGGCGGACGAGTTCGTCGCACTCCTCGCCGGAGATGTAGCCCAGGCGCACGGCCACCTCGCCGAAGCGCTCCTCGGTGATGCGCTGGCAGCGCACCACCTCGGCCACCTGGCCGGGGGTCAGAAAGCCGCGCTCCAGGGCCAGGGCGCCGAGCGGCTGGTTGGACAGCCGCAATTCCTGCAGGAGATCGTCGAGACGGGAAGGGGTGAGCAGACGGCGTTCCACGAGGAACTGTCCGAAAAGCTTTCCATAGAGCAGACTCATGGGCACGCTCCCTTCCGGCCCTGCCGGACGCCGCTTTGCGATCTAGCCCGCGGCTGCGGCCAGATCCTTCTCGGACTCGCAGACGCTGCGGGCCAGGGCCAGCTCGTCGGCGGAAAAGACCTTGTCGATGTCCAGGATGATCACGAACTGCGCATCCTGCTTGCCGATGCCGCGGATGAAGCGGGTATCCACGCTCGTGCCCATGCGCGGCGCGGGCTCGATGTCCTCGGCGGGCATCTCCACCACTTCGCGCACGGAGTCCACCAGGGCGCCGAGCACGGTCTCCTCGCCCTCCACCTCGACCTCGACGATGATGATGCAGGTGTTGACCGTGGCCTCCGTCTTCGGCAGGCCGAACTTGAGGCGCATGTCCACCACGGGCACGGCGTGTCCGCGCAGGTTGATGACCCCGCGCATGAACTCGGGCGTGCGGGGAATGCGCGTGACGGTAGTCATCTCCAGGACCTCACGCACGGAGGTGATGTCCAGGGCGAAAATTTCCTCCGCCAGAACGAAGGTCAGGTACTGGTTGGTCTGTTTCGCCAAATCCATGTCCATTGCTCTCCCCCCGCTTATCGCAGTCCGATCATTTTTTGCGATCAATATTCGTGTGGTATCCCGCCACTTCCGGCAAGAGTCAAGTCCTATAGCCTGTTCAGTTTTCCACTGGACGTCCGGAGAGGCACACGGGTTGCTTGGAGCAGCCGTCAGGAAATCCCTTCCCATGGAGGTTCGAATGCGCCTGATCGCGCTTTTCTTCCTGCTCTCGGTGCTCGCCGCCCTGGCCCTGGACCGGAGCTTCTCCCCCCGCCTCCACTGGCACGAACAAGTTCTCGCGCGCATGGACGGCAGGAACTGCCCGATCTACTTTCCCATGGAGGCCCGCTGAGCAGCGGTCCGACGCCGCATTGAACGCAGAGAGGCCGCGGGAGCGCATCCCGCGGCCTCTTCATTCCCCTGTCCGGGGTGCGGAAAACAGGTCTGCCTAGTCGTCGCGGGCGGCGACGTGGTCGTGCGCGTGGTCTGCATGATCATGGCAGTGCTCATGGCCATGATCATGCTCATGTTCGTGCCCATGGCCGCGGTCATGTCCGGCCGCATGCACCGTCCCATGCACCGCGTCGTGCTCGTGCTCCACGAAGCCGAGCGGATGGACGTGCACGTGGTGGTGCGGGACCATGCCGGAGCCGTCGATGAGCTTGCCGCCGCTGATGGTGCGGAATTCGCGCGTGACGCGGGCGAGGAAGTCCCAGTCGTGGGAGATGATGACGCAGGGACGGTCGAGGTCGCAGAGGATGTCGACCAGGCGGTCCCGCGTCGCGGGATCGAGGCTGTTGGTGGGCTCGTCCAGGAGCAGGGCCCGCGGGTTCATGGCCAGGACCGCGGCCAGGGAGACGAGCTTCTTCTCACCGCCCGAGAGCTTGTGCGTGAGTCGGTTCTCGAAGCCCGCAAGCCCCAGCGAGGCCAGCACGGCGAGCGCCGTCTCGCGCGCCTGCGCGGGCGTCTGGCCGAGATTCAGGGGACCGAAGGCCACGTCGTCGAGCACGGTGGGGAAGAAGAGCTGGTCGTCCGCGTTCTGCAGGAGCAGCCCGATGGTCGTGCGCACCTGGCGGAACTCCTTCTCCGTGGCCACCGGCCGCCCGGCGAAGATCACCGCCCCGCGCTGGGGGCGCAGAAGACCCATCATGATGTGCAGCAGCGTGGTCTTGCCCGAGCCGTTGTGCCCGACGAGGCCGATGCGCTGGTCCGCGCAAAAGGAGAAGTCCAACCCGTCGAGCGTGGGCGCGGACGAGCCGGGATAGGTGAAGACGACGTCGCGCAGTTCGAGAAGCACATCAGACACGGCCGAACCTCTCCAGGATTTCGAGGCAGGCGAGGCCCGCCGAGCAGGACAGCATGAGGACCAGAAGGACGGCGTCGGCCCTGCGCATGGAGAACTCGCGCAGGCTGACGAATCGTCCGTCGAAGCCGCGCAGGAGCATGGCCTTGTGCACCCTCTCCGCGCGCTCGAAGCTGCGCAGCAGGAGCACGGCCAGGAGCGAGGCCAGGGTGCGGTAGGTATGCAGGCCGGTCTTGGCCTGAAATCCCCGCAGGCGGGCGGCCACGCGCAGGCGGCCGTACTCCTCTCCCGACACCTGGATGAAGCGATAGGTGAACAAAAAAAGGAAGGCAAGCTTTTCGGGCACTCCGAGGCGGTACATGGCCTGTCCCAGGGAGGCGGCGTCGCTCGTCAGGACCAGGGCCAGGAGGGCCAGGACGATGGCGTTGGCCTTGAGGGTGATCAGCACGGCCAGATGCAGCCCTTCGGCCGACGCCACGAGGGGGCCGAGGCGCCAGACGGGCGTGCCGGGCGCGGTGAAGGGCACGAGCAGCCAGAGGAAGACGATGAAGGCGTTGACCGCGGCCAAGCGGCGCAGCAGGGCGCCGAGCGGCGGCCTGGCCGCGCACACGAGGCAGAGCGCCAGGGCAAGGGCAAGGGCCGGAGCTGTCAGCGCCGGGGCCAGGGCCACGGTCAGCGAAAAGGCTGCGGCGCAGACCAGCTTGCCCCGCGGATCGCAGCGATGCAGAACGGAATCACCGACGGCAAAGGGTTCCTCGAACACCGGGCCTCCCTGATGTGAACGTCGTCCGCGCGGCCTAGGGTCGCTTCTTGGCCCTGAACCAGGCCACGAGCCCGAAGAGGCCCACGATCCAGCCGAGCCCACCCACGATCTCCGTGAGGCCGGGCCCCTTCTCCTGCTGCGCCATGAGCATCTGCACGACGGGCGCGAGCCGTTTCTGCACGGTCCGGTCCACGATGCGCTCCAGGGTCTGCGCGTCCATCGCGCCGACGGAGGCGCCCCCCTGGGCGCCGACCGCGTCAGGGGCGGTGGGGGCGGCGGGGGCGGCGGCTGGCTGGGCTTCAGGAGCTTCGGGCTGCATGGAGGCGGACGCCGTCCCTCCCTCGGCCGCGCCGTATTCCTTGGCCGTGACCACGCTCTCCGCCCTGTGCCCTTCGCCCGCGCTCAGCACGATCCGCAGGTCGTGCCCGGCGGCGCGGGCCGCCCGGGGCACGGGAAAGGTGAAGCCGCCTTCGTCGTTCGTGACGCCGTCGAGATACTTCTCGCCGGTGGCGGCGTCGTAGACCTCGACCTTTCCCGCGTGGACCTTCTCGCCTCGGGAGTAGTAGCAGTCGACCACGACGGAGCCTCCCTCGACCACGGCGAAGACGTTGACGCGGTGGGCCTGGGCCGAATGCGGAAGCGCGAGGAGCAGAAGTAACGTGAGGGCGAGGGCTGAAAGCCCGTGCCGAGTGGTGCTGCGCACGGTTGTTTCCCCTATGGTTGCGTTCATGCGGCCTGGTGCGCCGCAAGCAGCTCGGGTCGCGTGCGGGCGAGGAAGGAGACGGCGAGCGCCGTGATCACGCCCTCGATGCACATGACCGGCAGATGGGCCAGGAGCAGGACCTTGGCGGCCGCGAGGAAGCCCTCGTCCGTGAAGGCGAGGGACGCCGCGGTCAGGAGCGCGGCCAGCAGCACGCCGAGGAAGCCGCAGCAGAAGCCGCCCACGGCCGCGGCGCGGCCCTGGCGGGCGAGCAGCGGCCTGAAGAGGTAGAAGCAGACGACCCCGGGCATGGCCATGTTGAAGGTGTTCACGCCGAGCGAGGTGATGCCGCCGTAAAGGAAGAGCACCGCCTGCAGCGCGAGCCCCACGAGGATGGCCGGGAAGGCCGCCCAGCCGAGGATGGCGCCGATGAGCCCGTTGAGGATGAGGTGCACGCTGGTGGGGCCGACCGGGACATGGATGAGCGAGGCCACGAAGAAGGCCGCCGAGAGCACGGCCACGGGCATGAGCCGGTCGTAATCCATGCGCCGGAGCCCCACGGCCGTGCCCGCGGCGGTCAGCACCGCGCCCGTGAGCAGCACGGGGGCTGAAAGTACCCCTTCGGAAATGTGCATGGCTCCTCCTCCCCTGCCCCGGCCGGAGCCCCCCGGACTAGCTGCAGTCCGGGGGGATCCGGCAGGCAGGGGGACGTTCTACTTCTTTTGGGCCTTGGGCTCAACAAAGCGGGTCCAGAGCACGGCTCCGAGCTCC
Protein-coding regions in this window:
- the infA gene encoding translation initiation factor IF-1, yielding MAKEDAIEVDGVVQEALPNAMFRVELENGHEVLAHISGKMRKYYIRILPGDKVKVELSPYDLTRGRITYRLK
- a CDS encoding biotin carboxylase N-terminal domain-containing protein; this encodes MSAKRHKVLVANRGEIAIRIINACRKLGLDFVAVHTKEDEFSGHVRHARKHGGDKAAYQVASYHDANELLAVADDAGATAVHPGYGFFAEDFRFARRVVKRDRPLVWIGPSWQVIRELGDKINTKRLARRLNVPTVPGSDRPIYDEMEAEEIGESLFAFQADQGFERHLVLLKASAGGGGMGIEEVERMDTFRSTYRRLRNYAKRQFQDSGVLIEQRIFDFNHLEVQILGDKAGTSHIHFATRNCTVQSTGRQKRIEVAPGFTPKELSYGFDAAKVLADITEYSLRIAKEVGYNSVGTWEWIVTPKGDPFLMEVNTRIQVENGISGAISSINGEGPVDLIKEQIRCALGEPLGYSQENVTFDGVSIEYRIIAEDPDNRFTPWVGRIDRFAWADLPWLSVLTHVPTDVAYEIPTEFDPNLALAIVKGKDLAEAKARGVEFLDSLVLEGVDKAGQPLRSNVSFLRDKTANLLEF
- a CDS encoding acetyl-CoA carboxylase carboxyl transferase subunit alpha/beta, which codes for MELDNRIRLLQERLGYIRDIFGDKENANIKLLQARLDEFLAHSRGMDVSEQMRHMAQLEDLFFFLEKKLDAQLTPMDRVRIVRHPMRVCLKDILENVYDNYTEIGGQDEYSIDPSMLIARAYITRRVGKKVMHQPVMVIGQEKGHGQEFRNGGSVKPWGNAKALHYMKVAEMENIPIHAYVFTPGSYPIEDYPGAAQQIARNLFEMSELRVPFVAAISEGGSGGAEAIALSDMRLMFSHGYYSVISPEGAAAIEAKTRQGERVAPELIEKCARQLKITAEDNLRMGYVDRVVTEPPLGARVDHYDFYKTLRNEMINATNQVVLQVKGMKLFRSLALNSRLADGDKAPMDAEEVYVSWHLSSKARDSLVWKRHQKFRALAQSAYLDKRSVSEKFMARFQDAAWAVNSFFRYEFLRKHHRKIQRLREELEAEAHLVRNKVGKPVRAMLDKIGGGKPSTVSEEAKSSLTQLSKWDEGEQQGGKWAYISPKAKEDRTVTCPNSETHGCLDLWAPDLFGEYAGVCGYCGHHFTMEYQWYLYNVFDQDSIFEFNGQIESGNPLSYEGFDQRVEQAKKKTGLRSACMTFEARIENVNLVVAMLVAPFRGGSVGAAEGEKFIRAVERAKKKHYPFLAYVHGTAGIRIQEGTNGVIQMPRCTMAVHRYIEDGGLYVVLYDTNSYAGPVASFLGCSPYQFAIRSANIGFAGPGVIKETTGVDIPPDYHQAHQALSRGHIQGIWDRREARKNLYQALLTMGGRNLYYR
- a CDS encoding motility protein A; its protein translation is MDIATLLGLIVGLAMVTGAILLGGSIMDFINIPSILIVVGGSLAAISVAFPFEEVMQAFYAGVKIFASRKVRPREVVDIMVKVAEISRREGLLALENIQTENAVLKKSCQLIADNADPGLIRDTLRIEIGAMKKRHKIGQDVFRGLAAYAPAFGMIGTLIGLVQMLTRLDDPKSIGPAMAVALITTFYGSIMSNLLFLPIAGKLFARTQQEILHLEIIFEGAKCILENNNPRLVYEKLSSFIAPKERRYER
- a CDS encoding flagellar motor protein MotB, with amino-acid sequence MSDDDEGLGLEEEEEASTGEWLLTYSDMVTLLLTFFVLLFSMSTLDKNQFTDSFSAIKSALQGKETSINTSRITAKEASVLMEQIQMRRQLEQAQQRVFQDVKLLQTTQGVAGLVTAKLDKGKITLRMPSEVLFDSGSATLKPEGREILARMKNFFIKYPDEMINIKGYTDDVAPTAGARFHDNWELSALRAVNVLRAMVEMGISPNRMTATGLGELDPLYPNTSPENRAKNRRVEFVLEKIVQ
- a CDS encoding purine-nucleoside phosphorylase, yielding MQNVQKVQQAATTVRERLGGLDADAVGVVLGTGLGRWAARLTEDRLGYAEIPGFPASTVPGHEGALLKGRIGGRQVLALSGRFHLYEGYSPEELCMGVRTLAAAGVRSVVLTNAAGALDPTFDVGSLMCITDHINWTGRTPLAGPNVDEWGPRFPDMSRVWSPRLRELAMRVALEKGVRLERGVYIQVPGPQMETPAETRAYRMLGAHAIGMSTVLEAVALRHMGVELLGISCLTNKNLPDCMEEAPLETVLAQASRSAGQLGELLDGIIVRI
- a CDS encoding FlgO family outer membrane protein, whose product is MFTRPSAVSGIVAAAVLLAALLSFGCSSQSIDDAVKSWNRMYPEKTAAEKEGVLLTSNYEAANRLASGLSDRDVDENARIVLTSFVDVDDLDNTSTLGRVIPEQISSRLAQKGFTTVELKGLTPQIEVREGQGEFGLSRRVKPVNKTTYGYAVLVGTYAVGLNVVTVNARIVRSSDNAVLAGADYNIPLTPNVMRMADLDTSRMADAPIVPSVSTVLPSERPASAAQPTLQPSSLATPYSSAPRTH